The DNA window CCCAGTCCACGATCGCGGCCAGCCGGGCCGGCTCCGCGTGCGCGAACATCACGTTGGCGAACTGGTAGTCGCCGTGCATGATGCCCGCCTGATACGACGCGGGGCGGTTGCGGCGCAGCCAGTCGGCGGCCACGTCCAGGCCGGGAAGCTCGCGCACCCGGTAGGCGTCGAGGAAGGCCAGCCAGCGGTCGACCTGCCGCTCGTGGAACCCGTCGGGGCGGCCGAAGCCCTCGAGGCCCTGCGCGCGCCAGTCCACCCGGCCCAGCTTGGCGGCGCCCCCGACCAACTCGAACGCCAACCCGCGGCGGGCGGCCAGGTCGACGTCGAACGGCGGCTGCCAGCCGCCGTCCATCGGGCTCCAGCCGTCGATCGCGCGCATTACGTAGAAGGGCATGCCCAGCACGGCGCCGGTGTCGTCGGCGGCGATCAGTTCCGCGTGCGGGACGTCGGTGCCCGACAGCGCCCGCACCAGGCGGATCTCGCGCAGCAATCCGGCGATGCGGGCGGCGTCGGCGCGGGCGCCGGGCATCCGCAGCACCATGCGCTCCCCGCCGCGCTCGAGAAGGTAGAGCGTGTTCTGCGAACCGCCCTTCAGCTGTTGCAGCGACGGTTGCTCGCCGCCGCCCGGGGCGCCGTTGGCGTCCAGCCAGCGGCCGAGGACGCCCGCATCGAGTCCGGTCTCACCGGCAACACTCATCGCACACCCCAATCTCCGCGCAGAGAATAGCATTCTCCACCGGCCGGGAAGGGCGCCGCCGCTGCATGCGAGGCTTGGTGGCATGCAAGTGCTTCTGGTCCGGCATGCCCTTCCGCTGCGCAGCGAACCCGGTGAGGGCTCCGATCCCGAGCTTTCGGAAGAAGGGCTGGCGCAGGTCGGGCGCCTGCCCACCGCACTGGCCAGGTTCGGCGTCGGCCGCGTGGTGAGCAGCCCCCAGCGCCGCGCCGTCCAGACCGCCGAACCGGTCGCGGCGGCCCGCGAACTGCCGATCGAGATCGACGACCGGTTCGCCGAATACGACCGCGACCTTCCCCTCTACATCCCCGTCGAACAGATCCGCGCGGAGCGGCCCGAGGAGTGGGCGCGCATGGCCTCCGGGCACCTGCCCAGCGCGGTCGACGAGGAGGCGTTTCGCGCGCGGGTGCGCGCCGGGCTCGACGACGTCGTCGCGGCGGCCGACCACGAGGACACGGTGGCGGTGTTCAGCCACGGCGGGGTGATCAATGTGTTGCTGCACGAGATCCTGGGTACGGCGCGGCTGCTGTCCTTTCCCATCGACTACGCCTCGGTCACCCGCCTGTTGTTCTCGCGGTCGGGCCAGGTGACGGTCGCCACGGTCAACGCCACCGACCACGTCTGGGACCTGCTGCCCCGAAATCAACGGCGGGTGACCGGCGGTGGTAAACAAGTCCGGTGACTTCAGCTGACCAACCCGAGGGCCTCGACCTGGCCGGGCTGGACCGGTATCTGCGTTCGCTCGGCATCGAACGCGACGGCGAGCTGCGGGCGGAGTTCATCTCCGGCGGCCGTTCCAACCTGACGTTCCGGGTCTACGACGACAAGGCCGACTGGCTGGTGCGGCGCCCGCCGCTGCACGGGCTCACCCCGTCGGCGCACGACATGGCCCGCGAGTACCGGGTGGTCGCCGCCCTGCGGGACACGCCCGTACCGGTGGCGCGCGCGATCGCGCTGTGCGAGGACGAGTCGGTGCTGGGGGCGCCGTTCCAGGTCGTGGAGTTCGTCGCCGGGCAGGTGGTGCGCCGGCGCGCCCAACTGGAGTCCCTCAGTCACACCGTGATCGACGGTTGCGTGGACTCGTTGATCCGGGTGTTGGTCGACCTGCACCGCGTCGACCCCGACGCCGTCGGTCTGGGCGACTTCGGCAAGCCCAGCGGATACCTGGAGCGCCAGGTGCGCCGCTGGGGAGCGCAGTGGGAGCTGGTGCGCCTGCCCGACGACCACCGCGACGCCGAGGTGCAGCGGCTGCACGCCGGCTTGCGCGATTGGATCCCGGACCAGAGCCGGACCTCGATCGTGCACGGGGACTACCGCATCGACAACACGATCCTGGACGCCGACGACCCGACCCGGGTGCTGGCCGTCGTGGACTGGGAGCTCTCGACGCTGGGGGACCCGCTGTCCGACGCGGCGCTGATGTGCGTGTACCGCGACCCCGCGCTGAACCTGATCGTCAACGCGCAGGCCGCCTGGACCTCACCGCTGTTGCCGACGGCCGACGAGCTGGCCGACCGGTACTCGCTGGCCTCCGGGTGGCCGCTGGCGCATTGGGAGTTCTACATGGCGTTGGCGTACTTCAAGCTGGCCATCATCGCCGCCGGCATCGACTTCCGCAGGCGGTTATCCGACCAGGCCCAGGGGAAGGCTTCCGAGGACGCGCCCGAGGTGGTGGCGCCGCTCATCTCGCGCGGGCTGGCCGAGCTCGCCAAGCTGCCCGGTTAGCGTCCCTGGCGGGCGATCGTCGCGTGCTGTTTCTTCGCCGTGCGGCGCAACTGCAGGATCCGGGCGGTGCCGACGGCGACGGTGATCAGCCCGCCGACGACCGCCGCCAGCAGGATGGCCACCCCCAGCGGCAGGTGCCAGTGCCAGCCCAGGAACGTGAACGCCGTCGTTTCTGTGTTCTGGGTGATGAAGACCAGCAACAGGATCAGGATCAGGAAACCGGCGATCAGCGACGACCACAACGCGCCGGCGCGAGTGAACGCGATGGCCGGCTCCCCGGGTTTGGCGCCGGACTTGGGCGGCGGGGCGGGCTTCTTGGTGGGCGGCTGGTCGGGGGAGGCAGGGATGTTGCTGCTCATGGTGACATCTTTGTCCCATCCGGCACGGAATGAAACCGAACGCCGGAGGCGGGCACGCTAGGCTGACCGTGGTCCATCTGCGGCCGTCGCTGGTGCCGGTGTCGATCGGTGCCGCGGTCGCGGCGTGGTGTTCACCATCTCGTCGCTGGCGCTGTTCGTGGCGCTGCCGACGGTCATCGGCACCCGGATCCTCGATGAGGCCAACGTGGTCGTCGCGCTGACGGCCTACACGGCCGCTTTGCTGGTGCGCGCGGTGTCCGAGGCGCTGCACGCGGTGCCCGCCGCGGTGCGCGACATTGCCCCCGCCGTCGGCTACCCGGGGTTGCGGCGGATGCTCGCGGTGGAGCCGGCGCTGTCACTGCCGGTAGCGGTCGTCGGGGTGCGCGTGGTGGTGGCCACCAACATCGCCATGGTCGCCGTGGGTGCGGTGGTCGGCATCGGGGGGCTGGGCGGCTGGTTCGCCCAGGGCTACCAGACCGACAAGAGCGATCAGATCGTGGCCGGCATCGTCGCGTTCCTGGCGCCGGCCCTGGCGCTCGTCGTCGACGCGCTGATCGTGGTGGCCGGCCGGCTGTCCCCGGTGGTGGGCTGCTACCTGCTGACCGCAGACAACTGGACCGGTCCGGCCGGCCTCGGGGCGCGGAGCCTCGAGTATCTGGAGTACATCGTCGTGGCGGTGGGCGCGGTCAACGGGCTGCGCTTGCTGCCGACGCTGGGTGTGTTGCAGCTCGGGGTGCTGCTGTTCGGGCTGGGCCTGGGCCCGCCGCTGTTCGCGCTGCGGGGCGGCACCTACGCCGGCGTGGCGGGCGTCGAGCCGGCGGTGGTGGACGCCGCCCGCATGATGGGTATGACCGAGGCGCAGGTGGTGCTGCGCGTCGAGGTGCCCAACGCACTTGCCGCTGATCCTGGGCGGTGTGCGCAACGCGACCCTGCAGGTGGTCACCACCGCGACGGTGGCCGCCTACGCCAGCCTCGGCGGGCTGGGCCGGTAAGTGATCGACGGCATCAAGGATGCGTGAGTTTCATCTCGCGTTGGTGGGTGCGCTGCTGGTGGCGGCAGCGGTGTGGGCGTCGGCGCCAGGCACCGGGCGGCTGAGCGGGCCGCTGCACCGGCTCCCGGCGCACGCAGTTGCCGACTCCCCCGCCGCGGACCGAGACCACGATTTACGGTAGACGGGTGAACGCAGACCCCGCAGATTCGACCCGGCGCGTGTGGCAGGCGATGCTGACCTGGCGCGCGCAGGATGTTTCCCGCATGGAATCGGTGCGAATCCAGGTGTCCGGCAAGCGGCTCCGGGCCAACGGGCGCATCGTGGCCGCGGCCACCGACACCAACCCGGCCTTCGGAGCCTATTACGACGTGCAGACCGATGAGACCGGCGCCACCAGGCGCCTCGGCATGACCGTCACGCTGGCGGAGCGGGAACGCGTGCTCTCCGTCGCCCGCGACGAGGAGAACATGTGGCTGATCACCGACCACCAGGGGGACCGGCGCGCGGCCTACGACGGCGCCCTCGACGTCGACGTGGTGTTCAGCCCGTTCTTCAACGCGTTGCCGATCCGGCGCCTCGGCCTGCACGAACGCGCGGAGTCGGCGACGTTGCCGGTGGTGTACGTCAACGTCCCGGACATGTCCGTCGCCGCGGCCAGCGTCAGCTACACCAGCACGGGGAGGCTGGACGGCATCAAGTTGCGTTCCCCGGTCGCCGACACCGTCGTGAGCGCCGACGACGAGGGTTTCATCGTGAACTATCCCGGGTTGGCAGAGCGGATCTGATCACTCCGCCCGCCCGACCGGCGGCGGCCAGTTCCTCGCGCCAGTCCTCGGCGCCGACGACGACCGCGATGATGTCGTGGCGCGGGAAGCTGTCATAGCGCGTACGCGCCGCGTGGCCGGCCTCGACGAGCTCGGCCACCGAGCCGTGGCCCGCCAGCGACTCGCGGGTGCGGCCGAGCAGCTCGATGGCGTGGTCGAGGACGGGCAGCAGCTGACCGGCGTTGCCCTCGCACATGGCCCGCACCAGGTCCGGGGCGGTGCCCGCGACCCGGGTGCCGTCGCGGAAGGAGCCGGCCGCCAGCGCGAAGGCCAGTGGGACCTCCCCGGCGGTGACGGCGAGCGCCTCGGCGAGCAGGTGCGGCAGGTGCGAGATGGCCGCCGCGGCCGCGTCGTGCTCGTCGGACCGGGCCGGCACCACCAGGGCGCCGCAGTCCAGCGCCAGGGCCGTGACCGTCGACCACACCCCGGGGTCGACGTGGTCGTCGACGCTGACCACCCACGGCGCCCTGGTGAACAACCCGGCATAGCCGGCGGCCCACCCCGAGTCCGCGGTGCCCGTCATCGGGTGGCCGCCGACGAAACGCCGGAGCAGCCCGGCGGCGGCGACCTCGTCGTGCACCGCGCCCTTGACGCTGGTGACGTCGGTCAGCGGGCAGTCCGGCGCCAGCTCGGCGACGTGGGCCAGCATGCCCGGCAGCGCCGGCATCGGGACCGCGAGCACGATCAACGCGCCGGTGTCCGCGGCGCGGGTCAGCGTCTCGGCGAGGTCGGTGCTGGCGGCGAAGCCGTCGGTGACGGCCGCGTGCGCGCCCTCCACCGACCGGTTGTAGCCGAACACTTCGCGGCCGGCCGCCGAGGCCGCCCGCATGATCGAGCCGCCGATCAGCCCCAGGCCGAGCACGCACACCGGTGGTTTCAAAACAGGGCTCGCCACAGTCCAAGGTTTGCATAGACCCGTGAGGCGGTGCCGTGGGTGGCCGGGTTCGTCTGGTCAAGAGGCCAGGTCAACGACTAGCGTAGGCGCCCATGGAAGCACAACGGGCCTCGGCCCAGGGCCCGTCCGCGGACACACCGGACGGGTTCGGGGTCGCCGTCGTGCGTGAAGAGGGCCAGTGGCGGTGTTACTCCCTGTCGGCCACGGCGCTGACGAGCCTGAAGACCGCGGAGACCGAGCTGCGCGAACTGCGCAGCGCGGGAGCGGTGTTCGGGCTCCTCGACGTCGACGACGAATTCTTCGTCATCCTTCGGCCGGGCCCGTCGGGGACCCGGCTGCTGCTGTCGGACGCCACCGCAGCGCTGGACTATGACATCGCCGCGGAGGTCCTGGACAAGCTGGACGCCGACCTGGATCCTGACGACCTCGAGGACGCCGAGCCCTTCGAGGAGGGCGACCTGGCGTTGCTGGCCGACATCGGACTGCCCGAGGCGGTGCTGGGCGTCATCCTCGACGAGTCCGACCTGTACGCCGACGAGCAACTGGGCCGCATCGCCCGGGAGATGGGCTTCGCCGACCAGCTGTCGTCGGTGATCGACCGCCTCGGTCGGTGACTTCGGAGCCAGGCGCCGACGAGGACCTGATCCGCGCCGCGCTGGCGGCTTCGGCGACCGCCGGTCCCCGCGACGTGCCGATCGGCGCGGTGGTCGTGGGCGCCGACGGCACCGAACTCGCCCGCGCGGTGAACGCCAGGGAGGCCCTGGGCGATCCGACCGCCCACGCGGAGATTCTGGCGCTGCGGGCGGCGGCCCGCGTGCTCGGCGACGGGTGGCGCCTGGAGGGCGCCACGCTGGCGGTCACCGTGGAGCCGTGCACGATGTGTGCGGGTGCGCTGGTACTGGCCCGCGTCGCGCGGCTGGTGTTCGGCGCGTGGGAACCCAAGACGGGGGCGGTCGGGTCGCTGTGGGACGTCGTTCGCGACCGCCGGCTCAACCATCGCCCGGAAGTGCGCGGCGGTGTGCTCGCCGACGAGTGCGCCGCGCCGCTCGAGGAGTTCTTCGCCCGGCAGCGATTGGGTTGAGCGGCCACCGGTTCGGTAAGCTGCTCGACGGTGGCGTGTCCGAGCGGCCTAAGGAGCACGCCTCGAAAGCGTGTGACGGCTAACACCGTCCGAGGGTTCAAATCCCTCCGCCACCGCCAAAGCATCAACGCCGGCCGTCAGTGGCAGGGCTGGTACATCTGCACGTAGGTGACGGTCCACAGTCGTAGGCGTCGTAGGGTCAGTCGACCACCCGCCCGCCGCAGCGCTCGCCGTACAGGTTGTAGTCGCCGTACAGGTTGTAGTCGAAGGTCTTCTGGTCGAACGCCACCATGGGTGGTGTCTGCTGCACTAGGAGCGTGGTTCAGTATTGGGATTTGAGGAAACCCGCAAAATCGCGAGGCCCTGAGATCGCCGCTGACGAACGAAAACAGGCCGGTCCATCAAATCTAGGCAGCGCGGATCCCGAAGTTTGGCTCTATTGACATGAATGTGGGTGGCCCCTGGTGTGGTATGGGAGTTCGAGGGTGACCGGTCCGCAAGCCAGGAGGATGAGAGCGAGGGCAGCTTGAGCGCTGTGGAAGCCGTAGGCACGGCGCACGAGGAGACGCACCTTGGTGTTGAGCCCTTCGTGGCGTCCGTTCGACAGGTTCCTCTCGATGGCGGCGTTGATGCCGGCGCGGTGTTTGCGGATGGTGCGCCCGGCCTTGACGAACTCCGGGATGCGGCTGCGTTGGGCTCGCGAGCACCAACGATCCAGCAGTTCGGCGACGGTGGCGGCGTCGAGGTCGCCGGCGAAGACCTCGCGCAACGCTTCTTTGAGTTGATAGGCGCGCCAAAGGATCCCGCCGCTGCGTTTCATTTCCCGCAGGGTTTCGGCTTGGGTGTCGGTGAGGTCGGCGGGGTTCTTCAGCAGCGCCCAGCGCGCACCCTTGAACGTGCGAGCGATGCGCTGATCGGGCAGCGTGCGGGCGGCCTGCCACACCTGGCGGCGCACCGCATCGAGCGCGTCGGTGACGAGCTTGACAACGTGGAACGGGTCGACGCAGATCACCGCCGCCGGCACCCGCTGGCGCACCGCTTTGGCGTAGGCGGGTCCCATGTCCATCGACACCGCTTCGATGGACGCACCTTCGTCGGGCAGTTCATCGAAGAAGGCGTCCAAGGTGTCGCTGTCCTTGCCGGGTTTGCCCCACACGATGGTGCCGCTGTCGTGGTCGGAGACCAGCGTCAAATACCGGTGGTGTTTGCACCAGGAGATCTCGTCGACGCCGATGTCGACCAGCCCGCACAGCCGGTTGGGGTCGAGCACGTCGGGGGCGAGGCGTTCGCAGATTGCGCCTACGGTGCGCCAGGCCACCCTGGCGAAGGTGCTGACGGTGGTTTTGTCGGTCTTGGTGACCAGCCAGGCCACCAGGTCCTCGAAGTCGCGGGTGTGGCGGGAGCCGGGGCGGGCGAACGGCACCGCTTCGGCCAGCACACCATGTGTCGGGCAGCGCAGCCGCCTGCGCCGCAACAGGATCCGGCATATCCGCCCGGCGGTGTCCAGATGCCGCCACGACGAGTCCACCTCCCGGGTGTCATAGCGATGCCGGGTCGTAAACGAGCAGTGCGGGCAGCCAAGCCGGCGCCGGCGCAAGCTAACCGTGACGCGCAGCTCACCACCGTGCACAGCGGCCGCGCCGACGCGCACGCCAAGCAGATCGAGCAGGGAATTGAGTAGGGTTGATGCGCGCACGGACGGCTCCAGGATCGATCGGGGTTAAGGCCATCGAACCTAGATCACCGTCCGTGCGCCCCGCTCACCATCCCCGCCGCCATACCACACGCTCCCTGATCCACATGAACGTCAGGAGAGCCCGAAGTTTCACCTGCAGAACTCGTGATTGGTATTACTGACCCACGCTCCTAGGTCGTCGCGCGACTGAATCGGACTTGAAACCCTGCTTCACTTGGCATGGTCATCGGGCCTCGGCAGGCAAACCTTCGAAGGTGAACCTGTAGCGCCGGGCTCGGCTACCGTCAAATTGTGAGTTAGACTATCGCAACAATTCGAATGGTCTTGGGGGGGAGGTGATTTCAAATCGATTTTGCGATATTGCCGCCAGAGGTCAATTCTGGTCTTTTGTATACGGGTCCCGGGTCAGCCCCAATGTTGGCTGCCGCTGCCGCGTGGGACGGTGTGGCCGCAGATTTGGAGATCATGGCGGCCGCCTACTCGTCGATGACTTCTGGGCTGGCTAGCAGATGGCATGGCCCGTCGTTCGCGGCGATGGCCGCCGCGGCGCGGTCGTATACGACATGGCTCGACACCAGCGCCGTCCGCGCGCGCCAAACCGCAGCCCAAGCCCGTGCCGCGGTGGCCGCCTACGAGGCTGCATTTGCCGCTACCGTGCCGCCGTCGGCCGTCGCGGCCAATCGCAGCTTATTGGCATCGCTGGTGGCAACCAATATTTTCGGGCAGAACACCCCAGCTATCGCGGCTACCGAACTCGATTACGCCGAGATGTGGGAGCAAGACGCCGCGGCCATGTACGGTTACGCCAGTTCTGCTTCGGCGGCATCCGCGGTGACTCCGTTCGACGAGCCGCCGCCGACCACCAACCCCAGCGGTCTGGTTGCGCAGGCCGCAGCAGTAACCCGCGCCGCCCAGACACCGGCACAAACATTGCCGGCTCTGTTGTCCTCGGTTCCCCAGTTACTGCACACCATGGCGGCCCCGGCGGGCGCCGCGCCGGCGGCGGCCTCCCCGCCTTCGCTCGTTGACGTGCTGGTAAATGTCACCATCGGGTCGCTATCGCCAATCGATTTGTTTTCCGGGCTTCCGGAAGGCGAGCTTGTAAGCCTGTTGCTCTACTCGGTAACCCAAACCGGAGTCAACTTTGCGAACGTAGCCAGCAAGTTCGACAAGGTCGTGCTAGGTCTCCCGCCGGGCGTGTTTGGTTCCGGAGGTGTGCTGGCCAGCTCGGCGACGCCGGCGCAAGTGTCAGTCAGTGTGGGCCGCGCGGCTTTGGTCAGTAACATGTCGGTACCGCACAGTTGGGTGCTGGCGGCCCCGGAAATCAAGCCGGCTGCCGTGCTTGTGCCGGTGTCGGACCCGGCTGCGGCCGTGGCAGCGGTCACTGCCGCCGAAGAAGGAAACCTATTCGGTGGCATGGCGCTCTCCGGCCTGGCCGGACGGGCGATCGTCGGCACCGGCACCGGCACCGGCACCGGCACCGGCACCGCCGGCAAAGTGCGCACCGCGGATGCTGTGGCGGCAGACGATGCGACCATCAACATCATCCTGATAACCGAAGACGACGAATAACCCTTGACCGCACGGTGCAACGGGACACCCTAGACCGAAGGGGTAGGGATGGATTACGGGATGTTGCCGCCGGAAATCAATTCCGGCCGAATCTACGCCGGCGCCGGGTCCGGATCAATGTCGCAGGCCGCGGCGGCGTGGGATATTCTCGCCGCCGAGCTGCGCTCTGCGGCGAATTCTTACGCGTCCACATTGTCGACACTGTCAGCGCAATGGCGCGGCCCTTCGGCGGTGCGGATGGCGGCCGCGGCCAGTCAGTATACAACGTGGCTGCGTGACACCGCTGCGCGAGCCGAGCAAGTCGCCGTCCAGGCCAGGATGGCCGCCCACGCCTACCAGACAGCCTTCGCTGCGACGGTGCCCCCGGCGGTCATCGCAGCTAACCGCAGCGAGTTGGCGGCATTGATCGCGACGAACGTTTTCGGCCAAAACGCGCAGGCGATCACGGCTGCCGAGGCGCAGTACGCGCAGATGTGGGCTCAGGACACCGCTGCGATGTACGACTATGCGGCGTCGTCCGCGGTTGCCACCCGTTTGGCGCCGTTCACTGCCGCGCCCCCCACGACAAATCCGGGCGGCGCCGCGGCTCCAGCCATCTCGGCCGCTCAGGAGATCGGCGCGTCAGCGGGTGGGGTGCAGCCGATCCTCTCACAGCTGGCCGACCTGATGTCCACGACACCGCCAGCGCTGAGCAACGCCGCGACTTCGGCGCAGACGTTCTCGCCGGCGATAACGTCGCTGCTCGATCTATTGAGTTCGTCGTCGCCGTTGTCGATCGCCGCGGATCTCCTGGATACGGGCGGGCGAGCTGTACTAGTGGGAGCCTCCGGCCTGGTCAACACCATGTTCGGCATGAACCTCGACATTTTGTGGATGCAAGGCGCGATATCCTCAGTTGGGTTGTCTACGGCGTCGGGGCCACAATTGGCTGCATCGATGACGGCGCTGAATACGGATCTGACGGCAGCCACCCCGGTGGTCTCAGCGCAGCTGGGCAGCGCTGGTCTGACGGGTGGGTTGTCAGTACCGCCAAGCTGGGCGGCGGCCACGCCCACCGTCAAGCTGGTGGCCTCCGGATTGCAGGGTACCGGTGCAGCCCCTGCGGTCGCGGCAAAGGCCATCGAAGACCTGACTGGTCAGATGATCCTGGCAAGCGCGGTCGGCGGCGCACTCGGCAAGGCAATGCCGCCCGCGGTCAACGTGACAACGGTGCACCGATCAGAGACGGCCCGCGACAAGGACGGTTCGAAACCCAGCAAATTCGAACGCGTCCTCGCCGAACTCTCCCAGAAGCCCGAGTCGGTTCAGCACTGGCACTCCGACAAGGCTCAACTTGAGAGTCTGCTGGACCAACTGTCGAAGAAACCGGGTACCCATGCGGTACACATCCACACCGGCGACAAGAAGAAAAGGGGCTCTTGTGACAACCCCGTGGGTGGGTTGTGATTTGAGGGGGGGCACGTCCAATCAGCCGACATCCCCGATCCAAGGGGGTGGATCGAGGTAGCCGCGCCAGATCGTCGCCCCCATGGGTTCCAGCCCGTGGTCGGTCGTCGGCGCCGCGGGGGTGTGCGTGTCGACGAGTGCGGCCGCCCCACAAACGGTCGACACCACGAGCTGCAGGACCGGCCACACCAGGTCAATGTGCCCGCCCCGCCGCCATCACCGCAGCCGAAAAGCGCGCCAACGCAGCATCATGCGGCCATACC is part of the Mycobacterium sp. HUMS_12744610 genome and encodes:
- a CDS encoding phosphotransferase family protein, producing MSVAGETGLDAGVLGRWLDANGAPGGGEQPSLQQLKGGSQNTLYLLERGGERMVLRMPGARADAARIAGLLREIRLVRALSGTDVPHAELIAADDTGAVLGMPFYVMRAIDGWSPMDGGWQPPFDVDLAARRGLAFELVGGAAKLGRVDWRAQGLEGFGRPDGFHERQVDRWLAFLDAYRVRELPGLDVAADWLRRNRPASYQAGIMHGDYQFANVMFAHAEPARLAAIVDWEMTTVGDPLLDLAWALLGYDGENPSEDGFYLDMTGMPARSELLDHYEKLSGLSTENIDYYLVLANWKLGIVLEKTYAAGVRTGKVDPKVQDAFGAMIPRLIATAAELARTSKGR
- a CDS encoding histidine phosphatase family protein — its product is MQVLLVRHALPLRSEPGEGSDPELSEEGLAQVGRLPTALARFGVGRVVSSPQRRAVQTAEPVAAARELPIEIDDRFAEYDRDLPLYIPVEQIRAERPEEWARMASGHLPSAVDEEAFRARVRAGLDDVVAAADHEDTVAVFSHGGVINVLLHEILGTARLLSFPIDYASVTRLLFSRSGQVTVATVNATDHVWDLLPRNQRRVTGGGKQVR
- a CDS encoding phosphotransferase family protein, which produces MTSADQPEGLDLAGLDRYLRSLGIERDGELRAEFISGGRSNLTFRVYDDKADWLVRRPPLHGLTPSAHDMAREYRVVAALRDTPVPVARAIALCEDESVLGAPFQVVEFVAGQVVRRRAQLESLSHTVIDGCVDSLIRVLVDLHRVDPDAVGLGDFGKPSGYLERQVRRWGAQWELVRLPDDHRDAEVQRLHAGLRDWIPDQSRTSIVHGDYRIDNTILDADDPTRVLAVVDWELSTLGDPLSDAALMCVYRDPALNLIVNAQAAWTSPLLPTADELADRYSLASGWPLAHWEFYMALAYFKLAIIAAGIDFRRRLSDQAQGKASEDAPEVVAPLISRGLAELAKLPG
- a CDS encoding LapA family protein, whose product is MSSNIPASPDQPPTKKPAPPPKSGAKPGEPAIAFTRAGALWSSLIAGFLILILLLVFITQNTETTAFTFLGWHWHLPLGVAILLAAVVGGLITVAVGTARILQLRRTAKKQHATIARQGR
- a CDS encoding putative glycolipid-binding domain-containing protein; its protein translation is MNADPADSTRRVWQAMLTWRAQDVSRMESVRIQVSGKRLRANGRIVAAATDTNPAFGAYYDVQTDETGATRRLGMTVTLAERERVLSVARDEENMWLITDHQGDRRAAYDGALDVDVVFSPFFNALPIRRLGLHERAESATLPVVYVNVPDMSVAAASVSYTSTGRLDGIKLRSPVADTVVSADDEGFIVNYPGLAERI
- a CDS encoding prephenate dehydrogenase yields the protein MCVLGLGLIGGSIMRAASAAGREVFGYNRSVEGAHAAVTDGFAASTDLAETLTRAADTGALIVLAVPMPALPGMLAHVAELAPDCPLTDVTSVKGAVHDEVAAAGLLRRFVGGHPMTGTADSGWAAGYAGLFTRAPWVVSVDDHVDPGVWSTVTALALDCGALVVPARSDEHDAAAAAISHLPHLLAEALAVTAGEVPLAFALAAGSFRDGTRVAGTAPDLVRAMCEGNAGQLLPVLDHAIELLGRTRESLAGHGSVAELVEAGHAARTRYDSFPRHDIIAVVVGAEDWREELAAAGRAGGVIRSALPTRDSSR
- a CDS encoding tRNA adenosine deaminase-associated protein, with protein sequence MEAQRASAQGPSADTPDGFGVAVVREEGQWRCYSLSATALTSLKTAETELRELRSAGAVFGLLDVDDEFFVILRPGPSGTRLLLSDATAALDYDIAAEVLDKLDADLDPDDLEDAEPFEEGDLALLADIGLPEAVLGVILDESDLYADEQLGRIAREMGFADQLSSVIDRLGR
- a CDS encoding nucleoside deaminase; the protein is MTSEPGADEDLIRAALAASATAGPRDVPIGAVVVGADGTELARAVNAREALGDPTAHAEILALRAAARVLGDGWRLEGATLAVTVEPCTMCAGALVLARVARLVFGAWEPKTGAVGSLWDVVRDRRLNHRPEVRGGVLADECAAPLEEFFARQRLG
- a CDS encoding ISL3 family transposase; the encoded protein is MRASTLLNSLLDLLGVRVGAAAVHGGELRVTVSLRRRRLGCPHCSFTTRHRYDTREVDSSWRHLDTAGRICRILLRRRRLRCPTHGVLAEAVPFARPGSRHTRDFEDLVAWLVTKTDKTTVSTFARVAWRTVGAICERLAPDVLDPNRLCGLVDIGVDEISWCKHHRYLTLVSDHDSGTIVWGKPGKDSDTLDAFFDELPDEGASIEAVSMDMGPAYAKAVRQRVPAAVICVDPFHVVKLVTDALDAVRRQVWQAARTLPDQRIARTFKGARWALLKNPADLTDTQAETLREMKRSGGILWRAYQLKEALREVFAGDLDAATVAELLDRWCSRAQRSRIPEFVKAGRTIRKHRAGINAAIERNLSNGRHEGLNTKVRLLVRRAYGFHSAQAALALILLACGPVTLELPYHTRGHPHSCQ
- a CDS encoding PPE family protein, which codes for MDFAILPPEVNSGLLYTGPGSAPMLAAAAAWDGVAADLEIMAAAYSSMTSGLASRWHGPSFAAMAAAARSYTTWLDTSAVRARQTAAQARAAVAAYEAAFAATVPPSAVAANRSLLASLVATNIFGQNTPAIAATELDYAEMWEQDAAAMYGYASSASAASAVTPFDEPPPTTNPSGLVAQAAAVTRAAQTPAQTLPALLSSVPQLLHTMAAPAGAAPAAASPPSLVDVLVNVTIGSLSPIDLFSGLPEGELVSLLLYSVTQTGVNFANVASKFDKVVLGLPPGVFGSGGVLASSATPAQVSVSVGRAALVSNMSVPHSWVLAAPEIKPAAVLVPVSDPAAAVAAVTAAEEGNLFGGMALSGLAGRAIVGTGTGTGTGTGTAGKVRTADAVAADDATINIILITEDDE
- a CDS encoding PPE family protein gives rise to the protein MDYGMLPPEINSGRIYAGAGSGSMSQAAAAWDILAAELRSAANSYASTLSTLSAQWRGPSAVRMAAAASQYTTWLRDTAARAEQVAVQARMAAHAYQTAFAATVPPAVIAANRSELAALIATNVFGQNAQAITAAEAQYAQMWAQDTAAMYDYAASSAVATRLAPFTAAPPTTNPGGAAAPAISAAQEIGASAGGVQPILSQLADLMSTTPPALSNAATSAQTFSPAITSLLDLLSSSSPLSIAADLLDTGGRAVLVGASGLVNTMFGMNLDILWMQGAISSVGLSTASGPQLAASMTALNTDLTAATPVVSAQLGSAGLTGGLSVPPSWAAATPTVKLVASGLQGTGAAPAVAAKAIEDLTGQMILASAVGGALGKAMPPAVNVTTVHRSETARDKDGSKPSKFERVLAELSQKPESVQHWHSDKAQLESLLDQLSKKPGTHAVHIHTGDKKKRGSCDNPVGGL